Below is a window of Bradyrhizobium sp. CB82 DNA.
GAACGCCGACCGTCTCGCCCTGATGAAGAAAACCGCCTTCTTCATCAATACTGCGCGCGGACCAATCGTCGATCAAAAGGCGCTCACAGACGTTCTAGCGAAACGGCGGATCGCTGGCGCGGCCCTCGACGTGTTCGAGCAAGAACCGACCGACCCGTCCGATCCTCTTTTTGCGCTCGACAACGTCATCGTGACGCCACACGCGCTTTGCTGGACCGATCAGTGCTTCGCCGAAAATGGTGCAGCTGACGTCAGGGCTGTGCTCGACATTCAGCACGGCCGAATCCCGCGCGGTATCGTCAATCGCGCGGTCCTCGAGAAACCGAACTTCCAACGCAAACTAGAGGAGTACCGCCGCCAATTTGGGAGTTGAGGAATCCTCGCCGCAAACGAGCGAGGGACATTTGAAATGTCAATCAAGGAACGGGAGGACACGATGATCAATAGACGTGATTTCGGAAAGATCAGTCTGGGTGCCGGCCTCGTCGCGACAATGGCGCGGCCGGCATGGGCCGCATCGGCTGCCGACACCGCCGTCAAGGCCGCCCAGCAATATAAGGGACGCACAATCACGATCGTCTGGGAGGCAGGCCTTCAGTCGCTCGATCCCACTCACTTCTCCGGTCCGAAGTGGAAAGAGTTGACCGGGATGGATGTGAAGGTGGTCGAGGTCGCGACTGCCGAGATGTTCACCAAGATCATGCAAGACTACAGGTCGGGTGCCGGCGCCTATGACGCTCTCAACGTGATCCCTGCCTGGATGCCCGATCTTGCCCAGGCCGGCGCGCTTGAGGTGCTCGACCCCTATGTCGAGAAATACGGTTACGCCTCCGAGCTACAGACGATTGCACCGACCTATCGCGACAACCAGATGAAAGTACGCGGCAAGATCTACGGCTTCCCCGACGATGGTGACGTTTTCCTGATGTACTATCGGCGCGACCTCTTCGAGGATCCAGCCGTACAGAAGGCCTTCAAGGAGAAGACAGGCAAAGACCTCGCGGTGCCGAAGACCTGGGCGGATTTCGATGTCGTCGGAGCTGGTCTTACGGACGTCCTAAAGGACAAGGGTATCTACGGCGCCTCCTTCTTCCGACAGCCTCCTTATGCGATGTACATGTTCGAGGAACGCTTTCGCAATGAGGGCGGCAAGTTCTTCGACGCTGACACCATGAAGGCCACGATCAACTCCGATGTCGGCGTTAAAGTCTTCACCGCCATGCGCAACGAGAACAAATTCATGCCGCCAGGCGTGGAGCAGTTCGGCTTTGTGGAGAATCTCGCGACTTTCCTGCAAGGCCAATCGGCCATGACCATCTCCTGGCCACCCTATGGGCGCTGGGCCGAGGGTTATGGTACGGACCAGGAGGCACTGAACTGGGTCCCGAAGACAACCATCGCAGGCAAGGTGGGGTACGCCTTGCCGCCGGGAGGACATCCCGAGCTCGCAGCAGGTTTTGCGTTGTCGATTTCGTCCACCTCGAAGAACAAGGATGCGGCCTATCTCTTCATCCAGTGGCTCAACAGCGAAGATGTGAGCCGCCAGCGCGTTCAGCTTCCCTATACACTACGCGATCCGTTCCGCGACTCGCACTATACGGATTCTGGCTATCTCGCCCTGTGGCCAAACGCCAAGGACTATCTGGCTGCCTTGAAGCGGGCCTCGCAGACTGGCCTTCTCGATCTGTCGCTCCTGCAAACCGACAAATATGAGGAGGTCATGCGCCAGGCGATTTCAAAGCTCTGGGCGGGCGACGATCCAAAGACGATCCTCGATGCGGCAGCAGCCGAGTGGAACGACATTACGCAGAAAATCGGCATCGACAAGCAGAAGACGGTCTATACGGCCTGGGCCGCTGAGTCCGGCGCTTATCCAAAAACATAAGCACGCCTCTCACCTCTCCCGCCTTCCAGCGGGAGAGGGTCCGCCCGCTGTCGACGACAGCACGAGACCAAAGCGGAACTCATCCCGACCTGAGCCATGGCCGCTATCGCCCATCCCGACCGCAACTTCAAATACTGGCTGATCTCGCCGGCCATTTTCCTGCTCTTGCTGGTCGGCCTTTTTCCACTGATCTTCTCCCTGGTGGTGAGCTTCATGCGCGTCACCATGCTGGAGACCGACACATCCTTTGCCGGGTTAGTGAATTACGTCCAGCTCTTTCATGACGCCAGACTCTGGCAGTCGCTCCTCCACACCGTGCTTATCATGATCATAGCCCTGCCCATCGAGCTGCTCCTCGGCCTCGCCATGGCCTATCTGTTTCTCGACCACTTACCCGGTCGCCAGCTTCTGGTTTCGCTGCTCGTGCTGCCAACAATCATCTCACCGATCGTCGCCGGCGCCACATGGCGCCTCCTGCTCGACAACCGTTTTGGTCCGATCAACCAGATCATTGGCTGGTTCGCTGGTCACCCTGTGCCGGCTCTGTGGACGGTCAACCCCGGACTCGTCTATCCCGCCATCATCTTCTGTGAGATCTGGCAGTGGACACCGTTCATGTTCCTGATCTTGCTCGCCGCCCTTTCCAATGTCGATCGCTCATTGACCGAGGCCGCTGAGATTGACGGAGCGCGGTTCTGGCGCAGCTTCCGCTACGTTGTCCTCCCCGCAATCTTTCCAGTCATGTCGATCGCCATTCTGATCCGTGGCCTCGACCTCTTCCGCATCTTCGACATCATCTGGGCGCTCACGGCGGGCGGTCCCGGCACGATGACCGAGACCATTTCGGTCTATACCTATGTCCAGGGCTTCAAGCAGTTCGAGTCGAGCTATACGGCGGCGATCGCCTTCCTTGTCATCGCGCTTCTCACCGTTATCGTGACCTGGGCCATTCGGCGCATGGGGCTGGCAAAATGAAGGACGTACCGTTTCATCGCCGCAAGGAAACGAAGCTCGTTTTGCGCTATCTCATCGCAATGGTTCTCGTCATTATCTTCGTCTTTCCGATCTACTGGCTGTTTGCCATTTCGTTCAAGACGCCAGGTGAGATCTTCTCTTTTCCGCCGGTGTGGTATCCGAAGAGCATCCAGTTCAACAATTATGCGGTCCTGTTCAAGGATGGCGATGCCAAAACAGTCGGCAACAGCCTGGTACTGTCTTCGGTATCAACCTTCTTCGCCATGATCTTCGGCACCATCGCCGCCTACTCACTGGCGCGTTTCAAGACAGGCGGCGAGAACCTTGGCGTATGGATCATATCGCAGCGCATGATGCCTCCCGTGGCGATCGCATTCCCGATTTTCCTCTTCTACGTCTGGCTCGGCTGGGTCGATACCTACATCGGGCTCATCATCCTCTATACGGCGTTCAGCCTGCCGTATGTGATCTGGATGATGCGCGGCTATATCGAGGAGATTCCGCTGGAGCTCGAAGAGAGCGCCCTCATCGACGGCTGCAACCGCTGGGAGGTCCTATGGAAGGTGGTATTTCCGATGGCGCGCTCCGGACTGTTCGCCACCGCCGTCTTCACTTTCGTCTTTTCCTGGAACGATTTTCTGTTTGCACTGGTCCTCACCCGCACCGAGGTCACGACCTACACGGTCCAGGTCACGCACTACTTCGGCGGCCAGTCGAACTTCTGGTCCAAGATCGCCGCGATGTCGGTGCTCGGGACCATTCCCGTGTTCATCACCGTCGCAACGCTGCAGCGCTATCTCGTCCGCGGCATATCCATGGGCGCAGTCAAGGGTTAACTCGTGTCGGACCTGAAGATTACCGGACTTCACAAGCACTACGGCACATACCATGCCGTCAAGGGAATCGATCTTGAGGTGCCCTCGGGCGAGTTCACGGTACTGGTTGGCCCATCGGGATGCGGTAAATCAACCCTGCTCCGCACCATCGCCGGACTAGAGGAAGCGAGCGCCGGCACAGTTGAAATCGGCGGAAAGAACGTCACGTGGGCCCGCCCGCGCGATCGCGACA
It encodes the following:
- a CDS encoding sugar ABC transporter permease, which translates into the protein MAAIAHPDRNFKYWLISPAIFLLLLVGLFPLIFSLVVSFMRVTMLETDTSFAGLVNYVQLFHDARLWQSLLHTVLIMIIALPIELLLGLAMAYLFLDHLPGRQLLVSLLVLPTIISPIVAGATWRLLLDNRFGPINQIIGWFAGHPVPALWTVNPGLVYPAIIFCEIWQWTPFMFLILLAALSNVDRSLTEAAEIDGARFWRSFRYVVLPAIFPVMSIAILIRGLDLFRIFDIIWALTAGGPGTMTETISVYTYVQGFKQFESSYTAAIAFLVIALLTVIVTWAIRRMGLAK
- a CDS encoding extracellular solute-binding protein encodes the protein MINRRDFGKISLGAGLVATMARPAWAASAADTAVKAAQQYKGRTITIVWEAGLQSLDPTHFSGPKWKELTGMDVKVVEVATAEMFTKIMQDYRSGAGAYDALNVIPAWMPDLAQAGALEVLDPYVEKYGYASELQTIAPTYRDNQMKVRGKIYGFPDDGDVFLMYYRRDLFEDPAVQKAFKEKTGKDLAVPKTWADFDVVGAGLTDVLKDKGIYGASFFRQPPYAMYMFEERFRNEGGKFFDADTMKATINSDVGVKVFTAMRNENKFMPPGVEQFGFVENLATFLQGQSAMTISWPPYGRWAEGYGTDQEALNWVPKTTIAGKVGYALPPGGHPELAAGFALSISSTSKNKDAAYLFIQWLNSEDVSRQRVQLPYTLRDPFRDSHYTDSGYLALWPNAKDYLAALKRASQTGLLDLSLLQTDKYEEVMRQAISKLWAGDDPKTILDAAAAEWNDITQKIGIDKQKTVYTAWAAESGAYPKT
- a CDS encoding carbohydrate ABC transporter permease, producing the protein MKDVPFHRRKETKLVLRYLIAMVLVIIFVFPIYWLFAISFKTPGEIFSFPPVWYPKSIQFNNYAVLFKDGDAKTVGNSLVLSSVSTFFAMIFGTIAAYSLARFKTGGENLGVWIISQRMMPPVAIAFPIFLFYVWLGWVDTYIGLIILYTAFSLPYVIWMMRGYIEEIPLELEESALIDGCNRWEVLWKVVFPMARSGLFATAVFTFVFSWNDFLFALVLTRTEVTTYTVQVTHYFGGQSNFWSKIAAMSVLGTIPVFITVATLQRYLVRGISMGAVKG